The uncultured Desulfuromonas sp. genome has a segment encoding these proteins:
- the tsaB gene encoding tRNA (adenosine(37)-N6)-threonylcarbamoyltransferase complex dimerization subunit type 1 TsaB: protein MALLLCLDSSTPCGSVALCRDDRVLAEITLDVSGKTHSDYLLRYTDFVLNEAGVQPDRLDGLCVVAGPGSFTGLRVGLATIQGLALALKKPIYPVSSLEVVAFANGPSSFPVVAVIDARKKEVYAARYHWRDGLPRLQDDECVISPQRLIEDLCEKTLFVGNGVVNYSHWFLDVEHGNVHARTDVNLVPKAGALGMLVHRKGAAAHSVDPFHLHPVYIRPSDAELQQSAK, encoded by the coding sequence ATGGCGTTGCTCCTGTGCCTGGATAGCTCAACACCCTGTGGCAGTGTGGCATTATGCCGAGATGATCGGGTTCTGGCTGAAATAACCCTGGATGTGTCGGGTAAAACACATTCCGACTATCTGTTGCGCTACACGGATTTTGTCCTCAATGAGGCTGGAGTGCAGCCTGACCGGCTTGATGGATTATGTGTTGTTGCCGGTCCCGGTTCATTTACCGGATTGCGTGTTGGTCTGGCAACCATACAGGGGCTTGCCCTGGCATTGAAAAAGCCGATTTATCCGGTGTCCTCTCTTGAAGTTGTTGCTTTTGCCAACGGTCCATCAAGCTTTCCTGTTGTGGCCGTCATTGATGCCCGCAAAAAAGAGGTTTATGCTGCCCGTTATCATTGGCGTGACGGGTTGCCGCGCCTGCAGGATGACGAATGTGTGATCTCTCCTCAGCGTCTCATCGAGGACTTGTGTGAGAAAACACTGTTTGTCGGCAACGGGGTTGTGAACTATTCCCACTGGTTCCTTGATGTGGAACATGGTAATGTGCACGCTCGTACAGATGTGAATCTCGTTCCCAAAGCCGGCGCGCTTGGAATGCTTGTCCATCGCAAGGGAGCGGCAGCGCACAGCGTTGATCCAT
- the rseP gene encoding RIP metalloprotease RseP: MITVVAGILMLGVLVFIHELGHFCVAKLAGVKVLKFSLGFGPRIVSRTWGETEYLISLIPLGGYVQMLGEGVGEEDEPLTEEEKKRSFAEKAVSRRMAIVAAGPIMNLLLPLLLLPLAYMVGVNVPTFLNDPPCIGYVLETSDAANAGFQTGDCIVSVNDHEVTTWTQTDKALIPLVGTQLHFTIDRQGQTITLDVPADNGSLEGLQSLGLMPMREAVIGTVSADMPAQKAGLQVGDRILRIDETSIDSWYQLHNVIQQLAGKEARFVVHRSGQLMEFAIAPKAKNGVWLIGITPQQMMEERKYGFFEALQIGVHRTGELIDLTLVFLRKLVAGHVPADNIGGPIMVMQIAGQAAQTDFSTILTVLSFLSIQLGILNLLPIPVLDGGHLFFNLVEIVWRRPLSLRAREVMQQIGLGLLLMLMLLAFYNDIVRLFMQGSG; this comes from the coding sequence ATGATAACCGTTGTAGCTGGCATCCTGATGCTTGGCGTTCTGGTTTTTATTCATGAACTTGGTCATTTCTGCGTGGCAAAGCTGGCCGGGGTGAAAGTCCTTAAATTTTCATTGGGCTTTGGCCCGCGCATCGTCAGCCGGACCTGGGGAGAGACCGAGTACTTGATCAGTCTTATTCCGCTTGGCGGCTATGTGCAAATGCTTGGCGAAGGGGTGGGCGAGGAGGATGAACCGCTCACTGAGGAGGAGAAAAAACGCTCCTTTGCGGAAAAAGCGGTTTCTCGGCGCATGGCGATTGTCGCGGCCGGACCGATCATGAACCTGCTTCTACCTCTGTTGTTATTGCCTTTGGCCTATATGGTCGGCGTCAATGTGCCGACATTTCTCAATGACCCTCCGTGTATCGGCTATGTCCTCGAGACTTCCGATGCGGCCAACGCCGGTTTTCAAACGGGCGACTGCATTGTTTCCGTTAATGACCATGAGGTGACGACCTGGACGCAGACGGATAAGGCGCTGATCCCCCTGGTGGGCACTCAGTTGCATTTTACCATCGACCGTCAGGGACAAACCATAACGCTTGATGTGCCGGCGGACAACGGCAGTCTGGAAGGGTTGCAGTCCCTTGGTCTGATGCCGATGCGCGAAGCAGTGATTGGAACCGTCAGTGCTGATATGCCGGCTCAGAAAGCCGGACTGCAAGTTGGTGACAGGATTTTACGTATTGATGAGACCTCCATTGACTCCTGGTATCAGTTGCATAACGTGATTCAGCAGTTGGCCGGCAAGGAAGCGCGCTTTGTCGTCCACCGTTCCGGTCAGCTGATGGAGTTTGCCATCGCGCCGAAGGCGAAAAATGGCGTTTGGCTCATCGGTATTACGCCGCAACAGATGATGGAAGAGCGTAAATACGGTTTTTTTGAAGCGCTGCAAATCGGTGTTCATCGCACGGGGGAGTTGATTGATCTGACTCTGGTTTTTCTTCGTAAGCTCGTTGCCGGTCATGTCCCTGCGGATAATATCGGTGGTCCAATCATGGTGATGCAGATCGCCGGGCAGGCTGCACAAACAGATTTCAGTACGATCCTGACTGTGTTGTCGTTTTTGAGTATTCAGCTGGGTATCCTTAATTTGTTGCCGATTCCGGTTCTGGATGGTGGCCACTTGTTTTTCAATCTTGTTGAGATTGTCTGGCGACGTCCCTTGTCGTTACGGGCGCGTGAGGTGATGCAGCAGATTGGTTTGGGACTGTTGCTCATGCTGATGCTTTTGGCATTTTACAACGATATTGTTCGATTGTTTATGCAGGGGAGTGGTTGA
- a CDS encoding 1-deoxy-D-xylulose-5-phosphate reductoisomerase: MKSISVLGSTGSIGVSTLDVVAEFPDKFRVVALSAGRQIDLLADQVRRFKPEVVSVADPADRPRLHALLQDCPVDIVAGVDGAVSCATHPQAQMVVSAIVGAAGLVPTMAAIKAGKDIALANKETLVTAGALVMDAVQRHNVNLLPVDSEHSAIYQSLSGHQHGDIRRLILTASGGPFREFSREQLEHVTLEQALNHPNWSMGAKITIDSATMMNKGLEVIEAYWLFNIPAERIDVHIHPQSIVHSMVEYVDGAVVAQLGVPDMKTPIAYALAWPDRLPLSLPALDLCQWADLSFSRPDLELFPCLKLAYEALSAGGSAPIVLNAANEVAVDEFLQQKIHYLHISSVIRQVLDQYHNEPIHSIEDVLHCDDRARCIARQLIAQGR, encoded by the coding sequence ATGAAATCAATCAGCGTGCTCGGTTCCACCGGTTCCATAGGCGTCAGCACTCTTGATGTGGTTGCAGAGTTCCCGGATAAGTTTCGTGTTGTCGCCTTGAGTGCCGGGCGGCAGATCGATTTGTTGGCCGATCAAGTGCGCCGCTTTAAACCGGAAGTTGTTTCGGTGGCTGATCCGGCTGACAGACCACGGCTACACGCACTTTTGCAGGATTGTCCGGTCGACATTGTTGCGGGGGTCGATGGTGCCGTCAGTTGTGCAACCCACCCGCAGGCGCAGATGGTGGTTTCGGCCATCGTTGGGGCGGCCGGACTGGTGCCGACCATGGCTGCTATCAAAGCGGGGAAAGATATTGCCCTGGCCAACAAAGAAACTCTGGTTACGGCTGGAGCCTTAGTCATGGACGCTGTGCAGCGTCACAACGTCAATCTGCTGCCGGTGGACAGCGAGCATTCAGCCATCTACCAGTCCCTTTCAGGGCACCAGCATGGCGACATCCGACGTCTGATCTTAACGGCATCAGGTGGTCCCTTTCGTGAATTCAGTCGTGAACAACTTGAGCATGTCACCTTGGAACAGGCCCTGAATCATCCTAACTGGTCCATGGGGGCGAAGATCACCATTGACTCGGCAACGATGATGAATAAGGGGCTGGAGGTCATTGAAGCGTATTGGTTATTTAATATCCCGGCTGAGCGCATTGATGTGCACATCCATCCGCAAAGTATTGTCCATTCGATGGTTGAATATGTGGATGGGGCGGTTGTGGCTCAGTTGGGGGTTCCCGATATGAAAACCCCCATTGCCTATGCGTTGGCCTGGCCGGACCGTCTACCCTTGTCGTTACCGGCCCTTGATTTGTGCCAATGGGCAGATTTGAGCTTCAGTCGTCCGGATCTGGAACTGTTTCCTTGCCTGAAACTGGCCTATGAAGCCCTTAGTGCCGGCGGTTCGGCACCCATTGTTCTTAATGCGGCCAACGAGGTGGCCGTCGATGAGTTCTTACAGCAGAAGATTCACTATCTGCATATTTCATCCGTGATTCGTCAGGTTCTTGACCAATATCACAATGAGCCGATTCATTCTATTGAGGATGTGTTGCATTGTGATGACCGAGCACGTTGTATCGCTCGGCAACTGATCGCTCAGGGACGCTGA
- a CDS encoding phosphatidate cytidylyltransferase, whose translation MKQRLITALIALPVVLLLTLAFDTVWFTLALCVVCAIALWEFYRMVLDDSRFVEQVIATLFGVVFLAVCCYWPSDAQHVLTGSFLVFSLVFLARYQNLSRVILELGQIVVGWLYIPLLMSYFAALHGVEHGRIWVLLVLMATMVCDSCAYFVGTALGRHRLYPQISPKKSIEGALGGFVGSVLCASVVIPWLIPDASLSRAVVVGALVGVFGQLGDLFESMVKRSADSKDSGALFPGHGGMLDRLDSLLFTFPCVYFCLLW comes from the coding sequence ATTAAACAACGTCTCATTACTGCTTTGATCGCTCTGCCGGTCGTTTTATTGTTGACCCTTGCGTTTGATACGGTCTGGTTTACTTTGGCTTTGTGTGTTGTCTGCGCTATCGCCCTGTGGGAATTCTACAGGATGGTCTTGGACGATAGCCGCTTTGTCGAACAAGTGATTGCCACGCTGTTTGGTGTTGTTTTTCTGGCCGTGTGCTGCTATTGGCCAAGTGATGCACAGCATGTTCTTACCGGATCCTTTCTGGTTTTTTCCCTGGTTTTTTTGGCACGTTATCAAAACCTTAGTCGTGTTATCCTCGAGTTGGGCCAGATTGTCGTCGGCTGGTTGTATATTCCTTTACTGATGAGCTATTTTGCTGCGTTACACGGAGTTGAGCATGGCCGCATCTGGGTCTTACTGGTCCTGATGGCAACCATGGTGTGTGATTCCTGCGCCTACTTCGTCGGTACGGCATTAGGCCGTCACCGGCTGTATCCACAAATTAGTCCGAAAAAAAGTATTGAGGGAGCCCTCGGCGGTTTTGTCGGCAGTGTCCTGTGTGCCTCGGTCGTCATCCCATGGCTTATTCCTGACGCGTCGCTCAGCAGAGCCGTTGTTGTTGGTGCCCTTGTCGGCGTTTTTGGTCAACTTGGCGACTTATTCGAATCCATGGTGAAACGCAGCGCCGACAGCAAAGATTCAGGGGCGTTGTTTCCCGGTCATGGCGGAATGCTTGATCGACTCGACAGTCTGTTGTTCACGTTCCCCTGTGTCTATTTTTGTCTACTGTGGTGA
- a CDS encoding isoprenyl transferase: MALPEHIAIIMDGNGRWAQRRGLPRIAGHQQGVSTVRTVVEECSTLGIRYLTLYAFSSENWSRPDEEVQSLMALLGQYLSSELPMLLKHRIRFRVIGDLSRLPKEIYASLKETIDTTRENAGLTLTLALSYGARDEVLRAVRRLAGDIKNGNLSEGEITEDVFSSYLDTQGTPDPDLLIRTSGEMRISNFLLWQMAYTELYFCSCLWPDFTVEQLKEALDDFESRSRRFGAVDPN, encoded by the coding sequence ATGGCTCTGCCTGAACATATTGCCATTATCATGGATGGAAATGGCCGTTGGGCGCAACGACGTGGTTTGCCGCGTATTGCCGGGCATCAGCAGGGTGTATCAACGGTTCGCACGGTTGTTGAAGAGTGCTCAACCCTGGGGATTCGTTATCTGACCCTGTACGCGTTCAGTTCGGAAAACTGGTCGCGTCCTGATGAGGAAGTCCAGTCGCTTATGGCGTTGCTGGGCCAGTACCTGAGCAGTGAATTGCCGATGTTGCTAAAGCATCGCATCCGTTTTCGGGTGATTGGTGATTTGAGTCGCTTGCCGAAAGAAATTTATGCTTCACTTAAGGAAACGATCGATACAACTCGAGAGAATGCCGGGTTAACCTTAACTTTGGCGTTGTCTTATGGTGCTCGTGACGAAGTACTGCGAGCGGTTCGCCGGCTTGCCGGCGATATCAAAAACGGAAACCTGTCTGAGGGTGAAATTACCGAAGACGTTTTTTCCAGCTACTTGGATACACAGGGGACTCCTGACCCCGATCTGCTGATCCGGACCAGTGGTGAGATGCGGATCAGTAATTTTCTATTGTGGCAGATGGCTTACACGGAACTCTATTTTTGCTCCTGTTTGTGGCCTGATTTTACAGTGGAACAGCTTAAAGAAGCGTTAGACGATTTTGAGTCCCGTAGCCGTCGTTTCGGTGCGGTTGATCCGAACTGA
- the frr gene encoding ribosome recycling factor, with protein sequence MVKDIMSKERKSMDGAIEALKRELSKVRTGRASVSLLDEVRVDYYGTPTPLNQVGTLSVPEARLITIQPWEKNLLPEIEKAIFKSDLGLTPSSDGDLIRISIPPLTEERRKEMVKLVKAKSEEAKISIRSSRRDGNDALKKLEKEKEITEDDLKRSEKDMQDLTDKYVQKCDDIVAEKEKELMEV encoded by the coding sequence ATGGTTAAAGACATCATGTCAAAAGAGCGCAAGTCTATGGACGGCGCCATTGAAGCTCTCAAGCGAGAGTTGAGCAAAGTCAGGACCGGACGAGCTTCCGTCTCGTTGCTTGATGAAGTGCGCGTTGATTATTATGGAACACCGACCCCATTGAATCAGGTTGGCACGCTTTCGGTTCCTGAGGCCCGTCTGATTACGATTCAACCCTGGGAAAAGAATCTGTTGCCGGAGATCGAAAAGGCCATTTTTAAATCGGATCTGGGCCTGACACCATCGTCCGATGGTGATTTGATCCGTATTTCAATTCCTCCGTTAACGGAAGAACGCCGTAAGGAGATGGTCAAACTGGTCAAGGCAAAGAGTGAAGAAGCGAAGATCAGTATCCGCAGTAGTCGTCGTGACGGCAACGATGCGTTGAAAAAGCTCGAAAAAGAAAAAGAAATTACTGAGGATGATCTCAAACGTTCTGAGAAGGACATGCAGGATCTGACGGATAAGTACGTTCAAAAATGCGACGATATTGTTGCTGAAAAAGAAAAAGAGCTCATGGAAGTATAA
- the pyrH gene encoding UMP kinase produces the protein MSDRGPKFKKILLKLSGEALAGNNGYGIDPEIISGIAGEIREVIDLGVQVALVIGGGNIFRGLAASSAGMDRASADYMGMLATVMNSLALQDALEKVDVITRVQSAIEMREIAEPYIRRRAVRHLEKGRVVIFAAGTGNPYFTTDTAASLRAMEIGAEVILKATKVDGVFDADPAKNPAAKKYDSLSYLDVLQKGLQVMDATATSLCMDNDLPILVFNLTQPGNIKKVVLGEAIGTIVKGES, from the coding sequence ATGTCCGATAGAGGCCCGAAATTCAAGAAAATATTGCTCAAACTTAGCGGTGAAGCCCTGGCCGGCAATAATGGTTATGGGATTGATCCTGAGATCATCAGTGGCATTGCCGGCGAGATCCGTGAAGTGATTGATCTCGGCGTGCAGGTTGCTCTGGTTATTGGCGGCGGCAATATCTTCCGTGGGCTGGCGGCATCTTCTGCCGGTATGGATCGTGCCAGTGCTGATTATATGGGGATGTTAGCCACCGTTATGAACAGCCTGGCACTCCAGGATGCGTTGGAAAAGGTCGATGTGATTACCCGGGTGCAGTCTGCCATTGAAATGCGCGAGATTGCCGAGCCCTATATTCGCCGCCGTGCCGTGCGCCATCTTGAAAAAGGGCGTGTGGTGATATTTGCTGCGGGAACCGGTAACCCGTATTTCACCACGGATACGGCAGCCAGTTTGCGCGCCATGGAAATCGGTGCGGAGGTGATCCTCAAGGCAACCAAGGTGGATGGTGTTTTTGATGCTGATCCAGCGAAAAACCCTGCAGCGAAAAAATATGATTCTCTCTCCTATCTGGATGTGCTTCAGAAGGGCCTGCAGGTGATGGACGCCACAGCGACCTCTTTATGTATGGATAATGACCTGCCGATTCTGGTTTTCAACCTGACCCAGCCCGGAAATATCAAAAAGGTTGTGCTGGGTGAAGCCATTGGCACTATCGTCAAAGGAGAGTCTTAG
- the tsf gene encoding translation elongation factor Ts gives MAKITASMVAELRSKTGAGMMDCKKALAETDGNLEDAIDFLRKKGLSAAAKKSGRVAAEGAIVAAGEGSVGVLVEVNAETDFVAKNDAFCNFSSAVAAVVAESAPSDLDALKALPFPGTGRNVGEELTHQIATIGENLNIRRFARSEVTSGVVESYIHAGGKIGVLVELQTEKADDPAVAATARQIAMHVAAASPQYLCRDDVPEDVVEKEKDIMRVKAKESGKPDNIIEKIILGQINKFFGEICLLEQAFVIDPDQKVNKVVDALAKQIGADVTLVNYERYQLGEGIEKRADDFAAEVAALTK, from the coding sequence ATGGCTAAAATTACTGCATCAATGGTGGCTGAACTGCGTTCTAAAACAGGCGCGGGGATGATGGATTGTAAAAAAGCTTTGGCTGAAACGGACGGTAATCTTGAGGACGCAATTGATTTCCTGCGTAAAAAAGGTCTGTCTGCTGCCGCTAAAAAATCCGGTCGTGTTGCTGCCGAAGGCGCAATTGTCGCTGCCGGTGAAGGTTCTGTCGGCGTACTGGTAGAGGTCAATGCCGAGACTGATTTCGTTGCTAAGAATGATGCCTTTTGCAACTTTTCATCCGCTGTTGCAGCGGTTGTTGCCGAGTCTGCTCCGTCGGATCTTGATGCGTTGAAAGCATTGCCGTTTCCCGGTACCGGCCGTAATGTCGGTGAGGAGTTGACCCATCAGATCGCCACGATCGGCGAGAATCTCAATATTCGTCGTTTCGCTCGCAGCGAAGTGACTTCCGGCGTTGTCGAATCGTATATTCACGCCGGTGGCAAAATTGGTGTCCTGGTTGAGCTGCAAACAGAAAAGGCCGATGATCCCGCTGTTGCAGCCACGGCTCGTCAAATTGCCATGCATGTTGCTGCCGCCAGCCCTCAATATCTGTGCCGTGACGACGTTCCTGAGGATGTTGTTGAAAAAGAAAAAGACATCATGCGCGTCAAGGCAAAAGAGAGTGGCAAGCCTGATAACATCATTGAGAAAATTATTCTCGGTCAAATCAACAAGTTTTTCGGTGAGATCTGTCTGCTTGAGCAAGCCTTTGTCATTGACCCGGATCAGAAGGTCAACAAAGTTGTTGATGCATTGGCCAAGCAGATCGGTGCTGATGTGACGTTGGTTAATTATGAGCGTTATCAGCTTGGCGAAGGTATTGAAAAGCGCGCTGACGATTTCGCCGCTGAGGTTGCTGCCCTGACCAAGTAA
- the rpsB gene encoding 30S ribosomal protein S2, with the protein MAKVTMKQLLEAGVHFGHQTKRWNPKMKPYIFGARNGIYIIDLQRTVRYFRTAYSFVKSVVENGDSILFVGTKKQAQDSIREEADRAGQYYVNHRWLGGMLTNFATIKGSIDRLKKIETMAEDGTFELLTKKECLQLDRERIKLEKNLGGIKGMTKLPGAMFVIDPKKEAIAVCEAKKLGIPVVAVVDTNCDPDEIDYIIPGNDDAIRAIRLFVSSMADASIEGAQAREAAICSENEGASAAEKTTEVVEGEAKEA; encoded by the coding sequence ATGGCAAAAGTTACAATGAAACAGCTGCTCGAAGCGGGTGTTCACTTCGGTCACCAGACCAAGCGTTGGAACCCGAAAATGAAACCTTACATTTTCGGTGCCCGTAATGGAATTTACATCATCGATCTGCAACGGACGGTGCGTTATTTCCGTACGGCATACAGCTTTGTAAAGAGCGTTGTCGAAAATGGCGACAGCATCCTGTTTGTCGGTACCAAGAAGCAGGCGCAAGATTCCATTCGTGAAGAAGCTGATCGCGCAGGCCAGTACTATGTTAATCATCGCTGGCTCGGTGGTATGCTGACCAACTTTGCTACCATCAAAGGCAGCATCGACCGCCTGAAAAAAATTGAAACCATGGCTGAAGACGGCACGTTTGAATTGCTGACCAAAAAAGAGTGTCTGCAACTTGATCGTGAGCGGATCAAGCTGGAGAAAAACCTCGGTGGTATCAAAGGGATGACCAAGCTTCCGGGCGCAATGTTTGTCATTGATCCCAAGAAAGAAGCCATTGCCGTATGTGAAGCCAAAAAACTGGGAATCCCTGTTGTCGCTGTTGTCGACACCAACTGTGATCCGGATGAAATTGATTACATCATTCCCGGTAATGATGACGCTATTAGGGCGATTCGCCTGTTTGTTTCCAGTATGGCGGATGCCAGCATTGAAGGTGCACAGGCACGTGAAGCGGCGATCTGCTCTGAAAATGAAGGCGCATCTGCGGCTGAAAAAACAACTGAAGTGGTTGAAGGCGAAGCGAAAGAAGCCTAG
- the lptF gene encoding LPS export ABC transporter permease LptF: MQTYISREIVAPFLLSLVLFTFVLLLSRLLKLIEMVVDKGVAVSEILHLFACLLPSFFVITVPLSFLLAVMLAFGRLSSDSEIVAMKAAGFSLYRLTQPVLVIALGVCAFTAYLTLIAEPAGRVKLEKRLINIAYSKAAVALQPQIFNEEFDGLMLYANSVDNQTNTMTGVFISDERMGNTPSIIVARRGEIRSDRSNGSLLMHLRDGSIHRPVVREGKRSYQVVDFQSYDVNLSLNTADKEDKALHLKPKEMSTKALMQPAPELPEEKQRERRVELMERMVLPFSPLIFALLAVPLGIRSHRSPKGGGFSIALFIFLSYYLCLSVAKTMVQENNWPLLGSLWGPSVVFILAGILLLIRAAQERPLPGSGLATVFYDGLSTIFYRKKDQP, encoded by the coding sequence TTGCAAACATATATTTCGCGGGAAATCGTCGCTCCGTTTCTGCTCAGTCTGGTGCTGTTTACCTTTGTCCTTCTGCTGAGCCGACTGTTGAAACTGATCGAAATGGTGGTCGACAAAGGGGTGGCGGTCAGTGAGATTTTGCATCTCTTTGCCTGTCTGCTGCCCTCATTCTTCGTTATCACCGTCCCGTTGTCATTTCTTCTGGCTGTCATGCTGGCGTTTGGCCGGCTTTCTTCGGATAGTGAGATCGTCGCCATGAAGGCGGCCGGATTCAGTCTTTATCGGCTCACCCAGCCGGTTCTTGTCATCGCTCTTGGGGTATGCGCCTTCACAGCCTATTTAACCCTGATCGCTGAGCCGGCCGGCCGCGTTAAACTGGAAAAACGGCTTATCAACATTGCCTACAGCAAGGCCGCAGTCGCCCTGCAACCTCAAATCTTCAATGAAGAGTTTGACGGACTGATGCTGTACGCCAACAGTGTGGATAATCAGACCAACACCATGACCGGGGTCTTTATCAGCGACGAACGCATGGGCAACACACCGTCAATCATTGTCGCGCGACGCGGTGAAATTCGTTCTGACCGCAGTAACGGCAGCTTGTTGATGCATTTACGAGACGGCTCAATCCATCGCCCGGTGGTACGCGAAGGCAAGCGTTCGTATCAAGTGGTTGATTTTCAAAGCTACGATGTCAACCTGAGTCTGAATACGGCCGACAAAGAAGACAAAGCTCTTCATCTCAAACCGAAAGAGATGTCTACCAAAGCTCTGATGCAGCCGGCCCCCGAGCTCCCCGAAGAAAAACAACGTGAGCGGCGCGTTGAACTGATGGAACGAATGGTCCTGCCCTTTTCACCGTTAATCTTTGCCCTGTTGGCGGTGCCATTGGGAATCCGCTCTCATCGCTCCCCTAAAGGCGGCGGTTTTTCCATTGCCCTGTTTATCTTCCTGTCTTATTACCTGTGCCTGTCCGTGGCCAAAACCATGGTACAGGAGAACAACTGGCCCCTGCTGGGCAGTTTGTGGGGACCAAGCGTGGTTTTTATCCTTGCCGGTATTCTGTTGCTGATCCGGGCTGCCCAGGAACGGCCGCTGCCGGGCAGCGGACTGGCGACGGTATTTTATGATGGCTTATCCACGATTTTTTACCGCAAAAAGGATCAGCCATGA
- the lptG gene encoding LPS export ABC transporter permease LptG, producing MTLIQRYLLTTFTKITSLSLAAFVGIYLLVDFFEKVDDFLEHEAATHLYISYFAWKIPLIVSQMLPLTILMGTFLTLGGFTKTNELTAMRAGGIGLQRIVIPFLIAATLLTGINFALNEFLVPIGTQRANYIFRTEVRGKAQMLAKRNNLWFREANTLYHIQLALPEKQQLRGISLYLVDDQLNLLSRIEAQEATFKDDQWQAEHVIVRHFAPQERHLTAQNNQELLLLPLKKTPEDFGTISGKNEELNFAQLSRISAQMQREGLDATRYRVDMYSRLSTPFACIIMAFLAIPFALQKSRNVNLSLGISISVLIGISFFIVQSTLIALGYSTVLPPLIAAWAANIIFALVGMFLLLSTRD from the coding sequence ATGACACTGATTCAGCGCTATCTGCTCACAACGTTCACCAAAATCACCAGCCTGTCTTTGGCGGCCTTTGTCGGCATCTACCTGCTGGTCGATTTTTTTGAAAAAGTGGATGATTTTCTTGAACATGAGGCAGCTACGCATCTCTACATCAGTTATTTCGCCTGGAAAATCCCACTGATTGTCTCCCAGATGCTGCCCTTGACAATCCTGATGGGCACCTTTCTGACTCTGGGCGGATTCACGAAGACCAATGAGTTGACGGCCATGCGTGCCGGGGGCATCGGTTTACAGCGCATTGTTATCCCGTTCCTTATTGCCGCGACCCTTCTGACCGGGATTAATTTCGCATTAAATGAATTTCTGGTCCCCATAGGAACCCAACGCGCCAACTATATTTTTCGCACAGAGGTCAGAGGCAAAGCTCAAATGCTGGCCAAGCGCAACAATCTCTGGTTCCGTGAAGCCAACACCCTCTATCATATTCAGTTGGCACTGCCTGAGAAACAGCAACTCCGCGGGATTTCCCTCTACCTGGTGGACGATCAACTGAACTTGCTGAGCCGCATCGAGGCGCAGGAAGCTACGTTCAAAGATGACCAGTGGCAGGCAGAGCACGTTATTGTGCGTCACTTTGCCCCCCAAGAGCGCCACCTGACCGCTCAGAACAACCAGGAGTTGCTGCTTCTACCGTTAAAGAAAACACCGGAGGACTTTGGGACGATCTCTGGAAAAAATGAAGAGCTGAATTTTGCCCAGCTGTCGAGAATCAGCGCCCAGATGCAACGCGAAGGCCTCGATGCAACACGCTACCGTGTCGACATGTACTCACGACTGTCCACCCCGTTTGCCTGCATCATCATGGCCTTTCTGGCGATCCCCTTTGCCTTGCAGAAGAGTCGCAATGTCAACCTTTCGCTGGGGATCTCCATCAGTGTGTTGATCGGCATTTCTTTTTTTATCGTCCAGTCGACCCTTATTGCCCTGGGCTATTCAACCGTCTTGCCACCACTGATCGCAGCCTGGGCCGCCAACATCATCTTTGCCCTGGTCGGCATGTTCCTGCTTTTATCCACCCGCGATTAG